The following coding sequences lie in one Cotesia glomerata isolate CgM1 linkage group LG5, MPM_Cglom_v2.3, whole genome shotgun sequence genomic window:
- the LOC123265435 gene encoding zinc finger protein 480-like isoform X2, with protein sequence MEGNGGSTAMEVEELKAILESKSGSIMEEEEIIYEGEGSAVEEIQGEDIVEIIEEIEVVEPEEEEEEEVVVEEEQPQAVSVTESIHDDSSQSQDKVHQTADDRSADDNQNNYSQQIATYDADEDWTLEESDPLELKSNHSAKNKENSDKVTVNGNKVGNTKTENVYRTVKYSSSEYEEATIIRADEEHHEIVKNTENDLVYTVLGGKKSDKSKQEDPRYIKMERLDENIAEQEGTIYYEDGEMGTLYMTAAVNDGEQYQYEEQTLEQDDQEQGEQQEQWDGTNEVMMEEQGDENQDQIYLHEDEDGQLYFKDENGIMQPVYLTEDGNYAIADTSEDPQDNQELKLEQKSDEAILGVQELDTNSLRQESSTSSPTNNDVDNEDNTVTISLIISEDENGLKRTQVIIPTPDALKCEICQKSFKTQFQLLRHNRLKHAREEDITTRNFPCDLCPKRFPDQNSLAKHRKTHTGDRPFQCLECQDTFPTAPALRRHMSSHNPESKPLPCIYCGRRFLDKPALEKHEKSHLAAEQQRGHICDICNKTFMTPTDLMVHKKNHDPDKKFDCEVCGREFNRLNNLQRHMMVHQQQQQGQSQEILSCDVCGITYKFMSSLTRHMVTSHMNPEKLRQQAEEQRRKRENNYKRYLENRKMYETQHGTGYGKRSYRSAMSSDPDDDFA encoded by the exons ATGGAGGGCAATGGTGGATCAACAGCTATGGAAGTAGAAGAATTAAAAGCTATTTTAGAATCTAAAAGCGGTAGCATAAtggaagaagaagaaataatttacgAGGGTGAGGGATCGGCTGTTGAAGAAATCCAAGGTGAAGATATTGTAGAAATAATTGAAGAGATTGAAGTTGTTGAGCCTgaagaggaggaggaggaggaagTAGTAGTCGAGGAAGAGCAGCCACAGGCTGTCTCGGTCACTGAAAGTATTCATGATGACTCCTCGCAGAGTCAGGACAAAGTACATCAGACGGCTGATGATAGATCTGCCGATGATAATCAGAATAATTACTCTCAACAAATAGCTACTTACGACGCTGATGAAGATTGGACGCTTGAAGAGAGCGATCCGTTGGAATTGAAGTCCAATCATTCAGctaaaaacaaagaaaattcTGACAAAGTTACTGTTAATGGTAATAAAGTCGGAAATACCAAAACTGAAAATGTTTATCGTACTGTTAAGTATTCTAGTTCGGAGTATGAGGAGGCTACAATTATCAGGGCTGATGAAGAACACCatgaaattgttaaaaatactGAGAATGACTTGGTTTATACTGTACTGGGTGGAAAAAAATCGGATAAGTCTAAACAAGAAGATCCTCGTTATatcaaa atggAAAGGTTGGATGAAAATATTGCTGAACAAGAAGgaacaatttattatgaagACGGTGAAATGGGAACTTTATATATGACTGCGGCTGTTAATGATGGTGAACAATATCAATATGAAGAACAGACTTTGGAGCAAGATGACCAGGAACAAGGAGAACAGCAGGAACAGTGGGATGGAACAAATGAAGTTATGATGGAAGAACAAGGAGATGAAAATCAg gatCAAATATATCTTCATGAGGATGAAGATGGCCAGCTATATTTCAAGGATGAAAACGGAATAATGCAGCCAGTTTATTTGACTGAAGATGGAAATTATGCTATCGCAGATACGTCTGAGGATCCTCAAGATAATCAAGAGTTGAAGCTTGAACAAAAATCTGATGAAGCCATTTTGGGTGTTCAGGAATTGGACACTAATTCATTGAGACag gaatCATCGACATCCAGTCCAACGAATAATGACGTTGATAATGAAGACAATACCGTGAccatatctttaataatatcaGAAGATGAAAATGGGCTGAAGAGAACTCAAGTTATTATTCCAACGCCAGATGCATTGAAGTGTGAAATTTGTCAAAAGAGTTTTAAAACTCAATTCCAATTACTCCGTCACAACAGGTTAAAGCACGCTCGTGAGGAAGATATCACGACTCGTAATTTCCCTTGTGACTTGTGCCCAAAAAGATTTCCCGATCAAAATTCATTAGCTAAGCATCGTAAGACTCATACAGGTGATCGGCCATTCCAGTGCTTGGAGTGTCAAGATACATTCCCAACTGCTCCGGCGTTACGTCGTCACATGAGCTCTCACAATCCAGAATCAAAACCCTTGCCTTGTATCTATTGTGGTCGACGTTTTCTTGACAAGCCGGCTCTTGAAAAACACGAAAAATCTCACCTGGCTGCTGAGCAACAGCGTGGTCATATCTGTGACATCTGTAACAAAACTTTCATGACTCCAACTGATTTAATGGTTCACAAGAAAAATCACGATCCCGATAAGAAATTTGATTGCGAAGTTTGTGGTCGAGAATTCAATCGACTTAATAATTTGCAGCGTCACATGATGGTTCATCAACAACAG cAACAGGGACagagtcaagaaattttatcGTGTGACGTTTGTGGTATAACTTACAAATTTATGAGTTCACTGACCCGGCATATGGTGACATCACACATGAACCCAGAGAAATTGCGGCAGCAAGCCGAGGAACAACGGCGAAAACgtgaaaataattacaagCGTTATCTGGAGAACCGTAAAATGTACGAAACTCAGCATGGTACTGGATACGGCAAACGCAGTTACAGAAGTGCTATGAGTAGTGATCCTGATGATGATTTCGCTTGA
- the LOC123265465 gene encoding small integral membrane protein 8, translating to MFYKKDKDPQKVAAAPGDGLRSVRTTMLFRAVNFELYARPNMVIMALGLTAMIGCSGYIWYMRSQYEDMGYYTAVESDGKETFKKKESKWSS from the exons atgttttataaaaaagacaAGGATCCACAAAAAGTAGCCGCAGCTCCAGGAGATGGTTTACGTTCTGTAAGGACTACAATGTTATTTAGAGCAGTGAATTTTGAACTTTACGCACGACcg aatATGGTGATAATGGCATTAGGTTTGACAGCAATGATCGGATGTTCTGGATATATTTGGTACATGCGGTCACAATATGAAGACATGGGTTATTACACAGCAGTTGAATCTGACGGCAAggaaacatttaaaaaaaaagaatcaaaATGGAGTTCATAA
- the LOC123265435 gene encoding zinc finger imprinted 3-like isoform X1, with protein MEGNGGSTAMEVEELKAILESKSGSIMEEEEIIYEGEGSAVEEIQGEDIVEIIEEIEVVEPEEEEEEEVVVEEEQPQAVSVTESIHDDSSQSQDKVHQTADDRSADDNQNNYSQQIATYDADEDWTLEESDPLELKSNHSAKNKENSDKVTVNGNKVGNTKTENVYRTVKYSSSEYEEATIIRADEEHHEIVKNTENDLVYTVLGGKKSDKSKQEDPRYIKMERLDENIAEQEGTIYYEDGEMGTLYMTAAVNDGEQYQYEEQTLEQDDQEQGEQQEQWDGTNEVMMEEQGDENQDQIYLHEDEDGQLYFKDENGIMQPVYLTEDGNYAIADTSEDPQDNQELKLEQKSDEAILGVQELDTNSLRQESSTSSPTNNDVDNEDNTVTISLIISEDENGLKRTQVIIPTPDALKCEICQKSFKTQFQLLRHNRLKHAREEDITTRNFPCDLCPKRFPDQNSLAKHRKTHTGDRPFQCLECQDTFPTAPALRRHMSSHNPESKPLPCIYCGRRFLDKPALEKHEKSHLAAEQQRGHICDICNKTFMTPTDLMVHKKNHDPDKKFDCEVCGREFNRLNNLQRHMMVHQQQVREKAPQQGQSQEILSCDVCGITYKFMSSLTRHMVTSHMNPEKLRQQAEEQRRKRENNYKRYLENRKMYETQHGTGYGKRSYRSAMSSDPDDDFA; from the exons ATGGAGGGCAATGGTGGATCAACAGCTATGGAAGTAGAAGAATTAAAAGCTATTTTAGAATCTAAAAGCGGTAGCATAAtggaagaagaagaaataatttacgAGGGTGAGGGATCGGCTGTTGAAGAAATCCAAGGTGAAGATATTGTAGAAATAATTGAAGAGATTGAAGTTGTTGAGCCTgaagaggaggaggaggaggaagTAGTAGTCGAGGAAGAGCAGCCACAGGCTGTCTCGGTCACTGAAAGTATTCATGATGACTCCTCGCAGAGTCAGGACAAAGTACATCAGACGGCTGATGATAGATCTGCCGATGATAATCAGAATAATTACTCTCAACAAATAGCTACTTACGACGCTGATGAAGATTGGACGCTTGAAGAGAGCGATCCGTTGGAATTGAAGTCCAATCATTCAGctaaaaacaaagaaaattcTGACAAAGTTACTGTTAATGGTAATAAAGTCGGAAATACCAAAACTGAAAATGTTTATCGTACTGTTAAGTATTCTAGTTCGGAGTATGAGGAGGCTACAATTATCAGGGCTGATGAAGAACACCatgaaattgttaaaaatactGAGAATGACTTGGTTTATACTGTACTGGGTGGAAAAAAATCGGATAAGTCTAAACAAGAAGATCCTCGTTATatcaaa atggAAAGGTTGGATGAAAATATTGCTGAACAAGAAGgaacaatttattatgaagACGGTGAAATGGGAACTTTATATATGACTGCGGCTGTTAATGATGGTGAACAATATCAATATGAAGAACAGACTTTGGAGCAAGATGACCAGGAACAAGGAGAACAGCAGGAACAGTGGGATGGAACAAATGAAGTTATGATGGAAGAACAAGGAGATGAAAATCAg gatCAAATATATCTTCATGAGGATGAAGATGGCCAGCTATATTTCAAGGATGAAAACGGAATAATGCAGCCAGTTTATTTGACTGAAGATGGAAATTATGCTATCGCAGATACGTCTGAGGATCCTCAAGATAATCAAGAGTTGAAGCTTGAACAAAAATCTGATGAAGCCATTTTGGGTGTTCAGGAATTGGACACTAATTCATTGAGACag gaatCATCGACATCCAGTCCAACGAATAATGACGTTGATAATGAAGACAATACCGTGAccatatctttaataatatcaGAAGATGAAAATGGGCTGAAGAGAACTCAAGTTATTATTCCAACGCCAGATGCATTGAAGTGTGAAATTTGTCAAAAGAGTTTTAAAACTCAATTCCAATTACTCCGTCACAACAGGTTAAAGCACGCTCGTGAGGAAGATATCACGACTCGTAATTTCCCTTGTGACTTGTGCCCAAAAAGATTTCCCGATCAAAATTCATTAGCTAAGCATCGTAAGACTCATACAGGTGATCGGCCATTCCAGTGCTTGGAGTGTCAAGATACATTCCCAACTGCTCCGGCGTTACGTCGTCACATGAGCTCTCACAATCCAGAATCAAAACCCTTGCCTTGTATCTATTGTGGTCGACGTTTTCTTGACAAGCCGGCTCTTGAAAAACACGAAAAATCTCACCTGGCTGCTGAGCAACAGCGTGGTCATATCTGTGACATCTGTAACAAAACTTTCATGACTCCAACTGATTTAATGGTTCACAAGAAAAATCACGATCCCGATAAGAAATTTGATTGCGAAGTTTGTGGTCGAGAATTCAATCGACTTAATAATTTGCAGCGTCACATGATGGTTCATCAACAACAGGTACGTGAAAAAGCTCCG cAACAGGGACagagtcaagaaattttatcGTGTGACGTTTGTGGTATAACTTACAAATTTATGAGTTCACTGACCCGGCATATGGTGACATCACACATGAACCCAGAGAAATTGCGGCAGCAAGCCGAGGAACAACGGCGAAAACgtgaaaataattacaagCGTTATCTGGAGAACCGTAAAATGTACGAAACTCAGCATGGTACTGGATACGGCAAACGCAGTTACAGAAGTGCTATGAGTAGTGATCCTGATGATGATTTCGCTTGA
- the LOC123265450 gene encoding bifunctional peptidase and (3S)-lysyl hydroxylase Jmjd7: protein MENFENNKINEAFHLLRQEAKDLYLSKKIATINIDEIKKNPLKFHRDFISHNIPVLIKNALSNWPAIYKWSASYFREILPDKLVTVAVTPNGYADAIVSENGKKLFTLPEEREMNMSTFLDKLDNPVDDEIYYIQQQNSNFENRFHELWRDVDIVPWASELFGKDPDAINFWMGDKRAITSMHKDPYENIYCVVEGEKEFILHPPTDLPWIPYEKYPSATYKKQRNNKWDIIYNENINSSQELDNLDSENLIPWISIDPLNPDYANYPQYKNVTTIKVKVKKGEVLYLPSLWFHHVQQSHGCIAVNYWYDMNYDIKYAYFKFMESLCQ, encoded by the exons atggaaaattttgaaaataataaaataaatgaagcaTTCCATTTATTACGTCAAGAAGCTAAAG atttatatttatcgaAGAAAATAGCAAcgataaatattgatgaaattaaaaaaaacccaCTAAAATTTCATCGTGATTTTATTTCTCATAATATAccagttttaattaaaaatgcacTATCTAATTGGCCGGCAATTTATAAATGGAGCGCTTCGTATTTTCGTGAAATACTTCCAGATAAATTAGTAACAGTTGCCGTAACTCCAAACGGTTACGCAGATGCAATAGTATctgaaaatggaaaaaaattattcactttACCCGAAGAACGCGAAATGAATATGTCGACATTTTTAGACAAACTAGATAATCCTGTTGATGATGAAATTTATTACATCCAAcaacaaaattcaaattttgaaaatcgtttTCACGAATTATGGAGAGATGTTGATATTGTTCCATGGGCTAGTGAACTTTTTGGTAAAGATCCTGACgctattaatttttggatgGGTGATAAACGTGCAATTACatcaa tgCACAAAGATCCATacgaaaatatatattgtgtAGTGGAGGgagaaaaagaatttattttgcaTCCACCGACAGATTTACCATGGATACCATATGAAAAGTATCCATCAGCTACTTACAAAAaacaaagaaataataaatgggatataatttataatgaaaatattaattcatcCCAAGAGTTGGACAATCTTGATTCGGAAAATTTAATACCATGGATCTCAATTGATCCTTTAAATCCTGATTATgccaa cTATCCGCAATATAAGAATGTCACAAcaataaaagtaaaagtaaaaaaaggtGAAGTACTCTATTTACCATCATTATGGTTCCATCATGTCCAACAATCACATGGATGCATAGCAGTTAATTATTGGTACGACATGaattatgacattaaatacgcatattttaaatttatggaaTCACTgtgccaataa